One Serratia liquefaciens genomic window, ACCACCCGTGGTGTGGCGTTCATGTAAATGTTGCCGGTGCCGCTCGGCGAGATAATCGCATCGCTCACCACCAGAAAAGCCAGCCAGCCCATGCCCAGGGTGATGGCGATATCACGGTAGGGCAGCGAAAATTGCTGGCTGATCCCGGCCCAGCCGCCGCTCAGCATCTCGCTGGGAATACTGCCGAGGAAAGCCACCTGCAGCAGCACGTAAATGAGCGTAGACAACACGACCGACAGGATCAGCGCAATAGGAATGGTGCGCTGCGGGTTTTGCACCTCGCTGGCAACCGAGATAATCGGCGTCAGGCCCAGGTAGGCGAAAATAATCCCCCCGGCGGATATAGCGGCCTCGACGCCGGCGGAGCCAAAGGGAGCAAACCCCTGGCTATGGAAGTTTTCGGGTTTGAAGAAACTGAACAGTACGACGATCACCAACAGCGGCACCACGAATTTAATCACGCTGATCAGGTTGTTGGATTTGGCAAAGGTTTTGACGCTGTAGTAGTTCAGCGCAAAGAAAAAACACAGCAGCAACAGTTGGACCAGCCAGCCGATCAGCGTCGGATCGCCGGATCCCGGTTGGCTCAAAAAAGGAAACCAGGCGGCGGCGTACTGGCGGGCGGCCACGATCTCAATGGAGATCAGGCTGGAGAACGCGATCAGGGTAATAAAGCCCAGTAGATAGCCCATCAGTTCACCGTGGGAAAACACCGGGTAGCGGATAATACCGCCGGCGCGCGGCAGCGCTGCGCCCAGCTCACAATAGACAATGCCGAGCAGCAATACGGCCAGACCGCCGATCAGCCAGGAGTAAATACCGGCCGGGCCGGCAATGGAAGAGACGTGGCTGGCGGCGAACAGCCAGCCGGAACCAAAGATTGCGCCCAGGCCGATAAACGTCAGATCGGTGAGCGTAAGCTGCTTCTTGAATTTGCCTTGGGTTGTCATGGAATGACCCTTTTGTTATTAGGTGGCAGACAGATGCGATTTGGTTAGTCGTTGGCAGGTGAGCGAAGAGGATCACGGGTATAAATCCCGTTAACCAGCCGCAGCAGGCCCAGCGGATTGCTGTCTTGCAGCTGCGGGGGCAGCAGCGCCGCAGGGTAATTCTGCAAACAGACCGGGCGCAGAAAACGTTCAATAGCCAGCGTACCCACCGAAGTTCCGCGTGCGTCGCTGGTGGCCGGATAAGGGCCGCCGTGCACCATGGCATCGCAGACCTCTACCCCGGTCGGATAGCCGTTGAACAAGACCCGTCCCGCTTTTTGGGTCAGCCGTTGGGCCAGCGGTTCTGCATCAGTCAGATCCTCATTTTCTGTCAGCAGCGTGGCGGTCAGTTGCCCCTGCAGGCTGTCCAGTGCGGCGACCAACTGCCTATGATCTTCCACTGCCACCAGAATGGCTGCCGGGCCAAACACTTCCTCTTGCAGCAGCGGGTTTCCGCTGAGCAGCAAATCGAGATCGGCTTGATAGAGCTGCGCCGTGGCTAAATGCGGGCGCTGTTCGCGGTGACCGGCCAGGTGACGGATACCGTTTTGCTCATCAAGGGAGGCTAACCCGTGGCGATAATTAGCCAGCGAGCCGGCATTGAGCATGGCTTGCGCAGGTGCGGCGTTGACCTGCGCGCTCAGTTCGCGCACAAATTCGCTGAATGCTTCGCCGTGTTGCCCGATGATAAGCCCTGGTTTGGTGCAGAACTGGCCGCAGCCTAGGGTGAAGGATGCGACCAGCTCGCGGGCGATCTGCTGCCCACGGCGAGCTAAAGCCTGCGGCATAATGATCAGCGGGTTGATGCTCGACATCTCGGCAAATACCGGGATCGGTTGGGCGCGCCGCTGGGCCAAATCGAACAAGGCCCGGCCGCCCCGTAGCGATCCGGTGAAACCCACTGCCTGAATGGCCGGATGCTGCACCAGCTCCGCGCCAATGCGCTCCCCGTAAATCATGTTGAAAACCCCTGCCGGGATCTGCTGTTGTTCTCTTGCCCGTTCGATGGCTAGCGCGGTCAGTTCTGCCGTGATCATATGGCCGCTGTGCGCCTTGAACACCACCGGACAACCTGCGGCCAACGCGGCCGCAGTGTCTCCGCCGGCGGTGGAGAATGCCAATGGGAAATTGCTGGCGCCAAAGACCGCTACGGGCCCGAGGGCGGTGCGATACTGCCGCAGATCCGGGCGGGGCAGCGGCGTTCGTTGAGGTAATGCGCTGTCTATGCGCACGCCATGCACATCACCACGGCGCAGCAGGGTGGCAAACAGTCGCATCTGGCCGCTGGTTCTGGCCCGTTCACCGCTCAGTCGGGCTAACGGCAGGGCGGTTTCCTGCATGGCGTAGCCGAAGAAATCCTCATCCAGAGCGTCTAATTGCTCGGCAATGGCCTCAAGAAAGTCGGCTCGACGCTCGGCGCTGAGCTGAGAATAGGCCGTGAATGCTTGTGCGGCGGCATCGGCGGCGGCGGCGGCTTCTTCGTGACTGGCCGAGAAAAAAACGTGGCCGGTCGGCAGGCCGTTGTCGGCGCGCAGGCTGACAAGCTGGGCCTCGCCGCTGGCACGGCGTTGACCGCCGATAAACTGTTGGCCGCTGATGGTATGGGCGTTGGGCATGGGTTCCCCCGTTGGGTCAGTGACATAGCCCGGCAGGTCGCCGGGCGTGAGTGGCGATCAGAGGCCGACATCCGGCAGCGCAGGGCGGTTGGCCAGCGCTTTATTGACCACTGCTGTGACCTCGGCCAGGGTATCGCCCTGCAATGCCAGGCGTGGCGGGCGGGTAATGGCGCTGCCGCGACCCACCAACTCTTCACACAGCTTGATGCACTGCACCAGATCGGGACGCGCATCCAAATGCAGCAGCGGCATAAACCAGCTGTACAATGCCAGCGCCTCCTCGAAGCGTTTTTGCTTCGCCAGACGGAACAGGGTTTCGCCTTCACGCGGGAAGGCGTTGGACATGCCGGAGATCCAGCCTTCGGCGCCGACGGCGATGCTTTCCAGCACCACGTCATCCAACCCGGCGAACAGCACAAAGCGATCGCCCACTTCATTGCGCAAATCGATAAAGCGACGGGTGTCGCCGGAGGAGTCCTTGAAGCAGACGATATTTTCGCAATCGACCAATGACGTCAGGATGTCCGGCGTCACGTCGTTTTTATAAATTGGCGGGTTGTTGTAGACCATGATCGGCAGATCGGTGGCGGTAGCGACGCTGCGAAAATGCGTTGCGGTTTCATGGGGTTTGGCTGAATAGACTAACGCCGGCATCACCATGATACCGTCGACGCCGACCTTTTGGGCTTCGCGCGCCATATTGCGCGCAAAGGCGGTGGTGAACTCGGCGATACCGGCAATCACCGGGACCTGACCCTGAGCTGCGTCGCGTGCCACTTCAATCACCGACAGTTTTTCCTGAACGGTCAGCGAGGTGTTTTCACCCACGGTGCCGCACACCACCAGGCCCGAAACGCCGTCTTTGACCAGGTTTTTGATCACCGTATGGGTGGCGTCGAGATCCAGAGAAAAATCGCTGCGGAACTGGGTGCTGACCGCCGGGAATACGCCGCTCCAGCTAATGGCTTTATGGCTCATAGTGTTTTTCCTGTCGTCCAAGTTTGTTAATCAATGGTGAATTATTGGTAAAATACAATCACAGATTGACCTGTATTGTTCGCAGGGGCTTGACGGTTTTCGCCGAATGCCATGACGAAATTGGCACAGTAAGGCGGGACTGCAGACGAGAGGGAGCCTGATGCATAAGGCACCATGGCGATTTTTTTAATTATATAAATCAGCGCGTTAAAGAGTGATGGTGGTGCGGAAATCGCGCGGTGTTGAACCGGTCATGGCTTTGAATTGGCGGCTGAATGCGCTGTGATCGGTGTAGCCGCACTGCAAGGCGATGTCGGTAATAGGCATATCACCGGCCAGCAGTTCGGTGGCTTTTTCCAGCCGCACCTTGTGGATCATCTGGCGTGGGGTGAGATGAAAAATACGTTTGCAGTAACGTTCAATCTGCGCCACAGAAAGTGCCGTGAGCGCCGTCAGTTCCTCAAGTGCGATCGGTCGGGCGTAATGCTGGCGAATGTAGACATCGATGGCCGCCAGCCGTTGATAGGCTGGGTGATTGGCCTTGGCTTCCTGCAGATCGTGCGAAATGCCGGCCATGCCGATGATTTTGCCCTGCGCGTCGTACAGCGCCAGCTTTTGCGTCAGACACCAACCGGTCTCGCGGCCGTTATACAAGTGCATTTCCAGTTGATCCTGGATCAGCTCCCCGTGGCGCAGCACGCGCAGATCCTGCTCGGTATACCCCGATCCGAGCTGGGCCGGGAAAACGTCCGCCGAGGTTTTGCCCAGCAACGGCGCGACGGTTTTAAACCCACAGCGTTTGGCCAGCGTCAGATTGGCGAACAGATAACGGGCTTGCACGTCTTTGATGAAGAACACCACGTTGGGTATGGCATTGAGCAGCGGGGCGATCAACGCCAGTGAATTCAGCAGATCGCGCAGAGTATTCGGCCGTTGCTGTGCCAGGCCATCACACCAGCGGGAAAGCTGTTCAACGGCGAACGCATCATCTTCCTGTTCATCGAAAGCGGGCCGGGTGTCAGTGATAACCTGGTGGTGTTGAGTTAATCGCATGGCAATACCTTTTCCCGCTGAATGGCACAGAATCTGGAGTGGCCAGGTCGGCCATCTTTAACGCGCCTCATCAATATTAACTTTCCTATAACTTTTCAAGCGGAGCCTTCAATTATGCGGATCACCGCAAACTTTTTCCCTCCGTGACGTATTCCATACAGAAAAAATGACCTCTTTCGCACCGGTCTAGAGATAGCATGAAAGTAACAAATTGATAAATAACTCATTATTATGGTTGCTCACTTTTCTCTGTTCGGCGCTAACCGGATATCCAATTAAGGACTGTGCTGATTTCTGCATGCGCCGAGCCGAAATGCATCAAGCGGCGATCGGCAGATTCGGTCAGGCTAATGTCATCGGTAACATTTCATTAACTCAGGAGGCTCCGATGGCACTTTCTTCGCATTTCACCGCGCTGCGGGCGATCGATTCCCATACCGCCGGTGAACCCACCCGGTTGATCATCGATGGGTTTCCCGATTTGGGTACCGGCAGTATGGCGGAGCGCAAAATCCGATTCGCCCAAGAGTATGACGACTGGCGCAGTGCCATCATTCTGGAGCCGCGCGGCAATGATGTCCTGGTCGGGGCTCTACTCTGCCAGCCCTGTTCGCCACAGGCCGCCGCCGGGGTGATTTTTTTCAACAACGCCGGCTATTTGGGCATGTGCGGCCACGGCACCATTGGCCTGGTGGCCTCATTGGCCTATCTGGGGCGAATTGGCGTGGGGGATCACCTGATTGAAACGCCTGTCGGCACGGTCAATGCCAGGCTGCATGAGGATGGCAGCGTGACGGTGGAAAACGTACCGGCCTATCGTTACCGCCGACAGGTAAGGGTGGAGGTGAGCGGTTATGGCCCGGTGGTGGGTGATATTGCCTGGGGCGGGAACTGGTTTTTCCTTATCAGTGAACATCAGCTGGCGATCGATACGCAAAACCTGGACGCGCTCACCGCTTTTTGTTGGGCGGTGCGGGTGGCGCTGGAGTCTGCGGGGATTTATGGCGAAGACGGCGGGGTTATCGACCATATTGAACTGTTCGCTGCCGATCCGCAGGCGGACAGCCGTAACTTCGTGCTTTGCCCGGGTAAAGCCTATGACCGCTCGCCGTGCGGGACGGGCACCAGCGCAAAACTGGCCTGTCTGGCGGCTGACGGCAAGCTGCAACCGGGTGAGATCTGGCGTCAGGCGAGCGTGATCGGCAGTCAGTTCAGCGGTTATTACCAACGCAACGGCGATCGCGTGACGCCGTTTATCCGTGGGCAAGCCTATGTGTGCGCTGACAGCCAACTGCTGTTGGATGAGCGTGACCCTTTCGTTTGGGGTATCCGCTGATGGCTGCCGACAGGCCTGCTGAAGCGATTGTGGTGGGGGCCGGTATTATTGGTGCCGCCTGTGCCTGGCGTCTGGCGCAACAAGGGCTGCAGGTGCTGCTGGTGGATAATCAGCGCGCCGGTGCGACCGCCGCAGGCATGGGCCATTTGGTGTGTATGGACGACAACCCTGCCGAGCTGGCCTTAAGCGCCTACTCGCTGCAGCTGTGGCGCAGCTTGGTGGCGAGAATGCCGGAAAACTGCGCCTGGCGTGGCTGCGGTACGCTGTGGCTGGCAGAGCGGGACGATGAAATGGCGATTGCCGAAGCCAAGCTCCAGCGTATGGCGGAGTATGGCGTGACCGGCGAAATGCAAAGCGCCGCACAGGTGGCGGGCCTGGAACCTATGCTACGCCCCGGTTTGGCGGGCGGACTGCGAGTGCCGGGCGATGGCATTGTTTATGCGCCTAATGTGGCCCGCTGGCTGGTGAGCGACGCCGGATCGGCAATCAGAATCATTACCGGGGAGGCTTGTGCGTTGGAAGATCGGGCCGTCGTGCTGGCGAGCGGTGAATGTCTGACGGCACCTGTAGTGGTGTTGGCCTGCGGTCTGCAGGCCAACGGGTTGCTGGAACAGCCCCTACTGCGGGCCAAGAAAGGGCAGTTGGCGATTACCGATCGCTATCCGCAAAGGATCCATCATCAGTTGGTTGAATTGGGCTATGGGGCCAGCGCCCACGCCAGCGACGGGACTTCGGTGGCGTTTAACGTTCAGGCGCGCCCAACGGGCCAGTTGCTGATCGGCTCTTCTCGCCAGTTTGATGCTCCTGACAGTGACATCGATTTGCCGTTGCTGGCCGCAATGTTGGCGCGTGCCAACGCTTTTCTGCCCACGCTGGCACAGATGAACGTCATTCGCTGTTGGACCGGCCAGCGTGCCGCCTCCGCCGACGGTTTGCCGCTGTTGGGCCCGCATCCGCAACACCGCTGGCTGTGGCTGGCGCTGGGGCACGAAGGGTTAGGCGTCACCACCGCGTTGGGCAGTGCTGAGCTGATTGCTGCGCAGATCCTCCATCATCGCCCGGCGATTGACGACACGCCTTATTTGGCTGCACGCATGTTCAGTACGGAGGCGTTAGCGGTATGAGCCAAAAACAGAATCAGCTGAGGGTGACCCTTAACGGTGAAAGCCTCTGGGTTCCGGAAGGGGTTAGCGTGGCGGCGGCGCTCAGTCTGAGGGGTGAGGACAGCTGTCGTGTTTCGGTCAGCGGACAAGCGCGCACGCCGTTTTGCGGCATGGGGGTCTGCCAGGAGTGCCGCGTGACCGTAAATGGCTTGCGGCGACTGGCATGCCAGACGCTCTGTCAGCCGGGAATGCAGATTGAGAGGACGGAGAATGAGTGACCTCGTGTGCGATGTGCTGGTTATCGGTGCTGGCCCGGCCGGGCTAGCGGCGGCCCGCGCGGCGGCAGAAAGTGGCCAGTCAGTGCTGGTACTTGACGATAACCTGCGGCCGGGCGGGCAGATCTGGCGTGACGGACCCAACGTGGTATTACCGGCATTGGCACATTGGTATCGGCAGGGTGTGGAGGCCCCGAGTAATCTGACCTTGCTTAATGGGATGAAGATTATCGCTCAGTGTGGGCCGCAGAAAATGCTCTACGAAGATGCGACAGGCAGCGGAGTGGTGGACTATCAAACATTGATCTTGTGCTGTGGCGCGCGTGAGTTGCTATTGCCGTTTCCCGGCTGGACATTGCCTGGCGTGACCGGTGCCGGTGGGCTGCAGGCGCAGATCAAACAGGGATTGCCGATCAAAGGGGAGCGGGTGGCGATTGCCGGCAGTGGCCCGTTACTGCTGGCGGTGGCCAACAGCGTGATCAAGGCCGGAGGAGAAGTGGTGAGGGTAGCAGAACAGGCCTCCGCCACGCGCCTGACGGCGTTTGCCGGCGGGTTGTGGCGTTGGCCGGCCAAGTTACGCCAGTCATTTACCCTGATCAACCGCCATTACCGCCCTGGCAGCTTTGTGCTGGAAGCAATAGGTGATCAACGGTTGACGGCGATACGGCTGCAGACTGGCACTCGAGTGGCGACGCTGGCCTGTGAACGCCTGGCCTGCGGTTTTGGCCTGGTAGCGAACGTCGAACTGGCGATGCTGCTGGGCTGCCGCCTTTATGATGACGCCGTTGCCGTGGACGATAACCAGCAGACCAGCCAGCCGAAAATTTATGCCGCCGGTGAATGTACCGGAATAGGGGGCAGCGAGCTGGCGCTGACGGAAGGGACGATTGCCGGGTATGTCGCCACCGGCAATCAACAACGGGCGAAGGGATTAATGCGGCAACGTGATCAATGGCGGCGATTTGCCGATGCCGTGGCACAGACTTTTGCGTTGGATCCCGCATTGAAAGCGTTGGCGCAACCGCAAACCCTGGTGTGCCGTTGTGAAGATGTTTCCTTAAGCCAGCTAAGCGGCTTTCCTGACTGGACGACGGCCAAGCTGAGCAGTCGCTGTGGCATGGGGGCTTGTCAGGGGAAGATTTGCGCGACGGCGGTGCGTCATTTGCTTGGCTGGCCGCTACCGGCTCCGCGGATACCGCTGACGCCGGTAAGGGTCGAAACCCTGGCGCGATTGAACGGCATCGAGACTGACCAATAAGCCTGCTACACTCAGGCAAGATGACCGGACAAATCGGGCGGATAACGGATGATAAATGCATTGATCACGCTGGGGCTGTGCCTGCTGTTGATGCCGCTATTGTTGTGGTTGATTGGCCGGGCGCTATCGGCCGCAAAAGATAAAAAGCCGGAAGGGGACAAGCGAAAACCCAGGACCGGCATGCCGCACGGTGATGATGAGTGAACTCAGTGGCGCGTGAGGCGATGTGCCGGCCGCGCCGCTGTTATTACGGCTACTGTGGCCAATAATAGGTTTTCTCGTGCCAGCCTTTCCCATACATACATGCCTGAATGGTTGCCGATCGTGCATCTTCGTTACGATCGTTCTGCACTGTTTTAAACGAAGGCTGCTTATCGTAACGGTAGCCTGCCGGGCAGTCCTTCTTGTTTTTCTCGCAGGTCTGGTATTGGTTCTCGTAGCTAAATTCAAAATCTCTCACCACATCGGGCGGAAAGCGTTCATAACCACGCCCTTTGCATTCGGCATAGTCGGCCTCGCGAGTGGTGCTGCTTGCGCCAGGCTTTTCCCACTGGGTACAGGCAGTCAATGTCATTAATGGCAATATAATCAAAAAACTAAACGTCTTCATGGTATCCCTAACTCTTCCTTTCATCCTGTATTCACACGCTAAGAATCTTCCTAGGCGAGAGAGGGCATGAGTGTAATAAACTGATGTTAAAATTGGAAATGATAATAGTTATTGTTTAGGCGAGGTTGATGTAATACCGACAGTGCAGGGCTGAAAACGTCATTTCTAATAATGAAATAGTACCCATTGTTATAATGTACCTGCTAACTTTCATTGGGTGCGTATTGATTCTATTTCTTTAAGATATTTACCTAAAGATTAATTCTTATTATTGGTAACGCAAGGGTATTTGAAGAGTCATGAATTAGAATAGGGTTTCTTCTATTGCTTTTTATGAATTATAGAAAATAAAACTATTATTCAATTTGCCGGTAATACGATTGCAATTCATGTGTAAATTTTTTAGATTCAGGATCGAGAAGCAGTTGTCATGATGATGAAGATGTTAAAGGGAGTTTTATTTTGGCGAATAAATCTGAAGTACCTAAAGACAGTGCTGATTTACCTTCATTATCAGAAGATTGTGACAGGTTAAGAAACCTTTCCGATGTCGGGGATTCATTTGGTTATGGTCGTACTCGTTTTTATCAATGGTGCCGGGGGCGCGGCTTTCTCACGCTGATGAATGCGCCTTCTACAGAGATGATCAGTGCGGGTTACATGGTGACGACGTTATCAGAGAATGGTTACTCACGCGTTTATGTGACTGAGGATGGTTTTAATTTTGTGGGCGGTGCCTTTCGAGAAGACATTCAAAAACGTATGGTCAAACTTTAAAGGGATTATAAAAATCTTATTCATTTCAGTATTCTAACTACGGAATTTTCTTATGTCAGCCGGCAGTTTTGGCCGAACAGCATCACGGCCGGTGAAGGTAAGCGCATGGCCTTTACGATTAGCTTGGGTATACGGTAAGTTATCCTATTTTTTCATTGATGATGCTCTGGCGCTATAGCCGCAGGCTATTGTGTTGCTACTATAAAAGTTGGTTTTCCCCAGGAGCTCAGGATGAAGCATTACGCCGCGTTACTTGTTACCACCGTGCTGTTGTCTGGCTGCGCCACGCAGTCTGTTCCGCTACAACAGGCCGAATTAGCGCCTCCTAGCCGGCTGTTGCTTTATCAGAATATGCCGCAGACCCCTTTTGCCACGATAGTGGTGGTACGTGACAGTGGGATGTTGGCTGGCAGTTGCCGAACCGGGGTTTATATCAACGGGGAGTTTGCTGCGTCGCTGGCGGCGAAAGAAAAGGCCGAATTCCGGGTGCCGGTCGGCAATAATGAAATCAGCATTGGGCAGGATATGATCGAAAACAGTCTGTGCATCTGGCGCGATACCAGCGGCCGGTTACCGATGACGTTGCGTGCCGGCGAAAGCCGCTATTTCCGCGTGGCGGGAGATATGCAGCGCGGGTTTGTTCTGCAGGCCGGCAGGCCGTAAGTCTGGTGGGGCACTCAACGCCCCTGCCACCATCCCCACAGGGTAATCAAAAGCCAGGCCGCCGCGATCCAACACAATACCGCTGCGGCCAGCGCCCAGGACAATCTCATGCTGTTGATAAAGAAATACAGCGAAATCAGATACACCAGATAGGGTAAAACGGCCCACATGCCGAAAATCAGCGTGGTTCTCAACGCTTCGATCGAGCGTTCGCTGCCGACGATGTAATGGGCAATCAGTGCGAAGGTCGGGAACAACGGCACCAGACCGGCGATATAGTAGCTGCGGCTTTTGGCAAGCAGGCCAATGAGTACCACCACCAGTGCGCCAATCAGCGCTTTTACCACGATGCCCATATGTCTCTCTGGCGTAAATAAAAACACATTGCCTGAAATAACCAGGGTGATCAATCATCAGGAGGCTGGGGGTGGAACGGGCCCGCGGTGACGGCAGGCCGGAGGGGATAGCTTATTGGCGGTAGGCGTGCTTAATCTGCTGAATGCTGTTTTTAAAGATTTCGGCCTGGGTCGGATCTTCAATCTGCGCGATAAAGCGTTCCATGTTGATAATGACTTTCCCGGCGTCGGCCTGGCCGATCGATTTCAGGATCAGCGTCAGCGTGGCTTTAAGACAGGCGACTTCTGTCGCCAGCGTTTCCGGGTTTGCAGACGTAGTAAAGTCAACGTTGCTCATTTTCTCTCCTGATTTTGAGGCCGAAGCCTGAAACAATGTGCTTTGTGATGCGCACCCGCACCGGTTTCATTCAACCAGACGTGCAGATGCGTATTTAACTGGGCGCGGAGTATAGCATAGTATGCAGATATCCATCTGTACCGATAGCGCGATATCCGTGTAGGTATGGCTAACGTGGCATCGATCGCGGTTTTATCAACTTCCACATTATAGTGCATACTGACTAGTGATTATTGAATAGACTGTTGGTAGTTTGGTACCGGAGCCGCCGAGGAATAATAGACAAGTTATTTTTTACGAGTTAATAAGTATTTGCCTGTCGGGTTATTGTTAACTTGTCAGGGTTATTTAAATCATCAACCCTGGCGTCTCATAGACGTCTGGAGCAAGTAATTTCTTTGCGCAATGATTCTTGCTGAGGAAGATAAAAACCAATTTGCTATGTTGTTCTATTTCAATGGATTACAATCTTGTTGTGTTAGTGTTAATATTATCCGTGTTGCGATTGCTTACACTGATTTTACCTTCGCTTCGGGATTGTCGCAGTCCCATGGGGCCCGGTTCAATCGGGGTAATATTGACATCGACGGCTTTTTATCTGCAAACAAGGGTTTTATCAGGCGACCTGAGTGACTAAAATTCAAAAATCTGGCCCACTGCGCAAAGTTAATCGGAAGTAAGTATTAATCTGTGTTCATTCTTGGCAGAAAAACAAGTAATATCGCAGGCTATAACAAAGGCTGATTGCGTTACTCCCTTCTTTTTGGAGATTTTTCCTTGATTAGCGTTCTTCTTGTTGATGACCACGAACTGGTGCGCGCAGGGATACGACGCATTCTTGAAGATATCAAAGGTATAAAAGTTGTCGGGGAGGCCCAGTGCGGTGAAGACGCCGTGAAATGGTGCCGTGGCAATGCTGTAGATATCGTTCTTATGGATATGAACATGCCGGGTATTGGCGGGCTGGAAGCCACGCGCAAAATTGTACGCTATGCGCCCGACGTTAAAGTCATCATGCTGACTATTCACACTGAAAATCCCTTGCCGGCTAAGGTGATGCAGGCCGGAGCCGCAGGTTATCTCAGCAAGGGTGCGGCGCCGCAGGATGTGGTGAA contains:
- a CDS encoding APC family permease — protein: MTTQGKFKKQLTLTDLTFIGLGAIFGSGWLFAASHVSSIAGPAGIYSWLIGGLAVLLLGIVYCELGAALPRAGGIIRYPVFSHGELMGYLLGFITLIAFSSLISIEIVAARQYAAAWFPFLSQPGSGDPTLIGWLVQLLLLCFFFALNYYSVKTFAKSNNLISVIKFVVPLLVIVVLFSFFKPENFHSQGFAPFGSAGVEAAISAGGIIFAYLGLTPIISVASEVQNPQRTIPIALILSVVLSTLIYVLLQVAFLGSIPSEMLSGGWAGISQQFSLPYRDIAITLGMGWLAFLVVSDAIISPSGTGNIYMNATPRVVYGWARAGTFFKIFTRVDGESGIPRPALWLTFGLSIFWTLPFPSWEKLIGVVSAALVLSYAIAPVTAAGLRRNAPDLPRPFFVRGFCVLGPVSFIISALIVYWSGWNTVSWLLGLQILMFVVYILFKNKVPTHAVSLRQQVWSSLWLIAFYALIIIASYLGSFGGINAIGHPWDTITVAVIALAIYYWGAYTCLPRANFAGDEEE
- a CDS encoding aldehyde dehydrogenase (NADP(+)) — encoded protein: MPNAHTISGQQFIGGQRRASGEAQLVSLRADNGLPTGHVFFSASHEEAAAAADAAAQAFTAYSQLSAERRADFLEAIAEQLDALDEDFFGYAMQETALPLARLSGERARTSGQMRLFATLLRRGDVHGVRIDSALPQRTPLPRPDLRQYRTALGPVAVFGASNFPLAFSTAGGDTAAALAAGCPVVFKAHSGHMITAELTALAIERAREQQQIPAGVFNMIYGERIGAELVQHPAIQAVGFTGSLRGGRALFDLAQRRAQPIPVFAEMSSINPLIIMPQALARRGQQIARELVASFTLGCGQFCTKPGLIIGQHGEAFSEFVRELSAQVNAAPAQAMLNAGSLANYRHGLASLDEQNGIRHLAGHREQRPHLATAQLYQADLDLLLSGNPLLQEEVFGPAAILVAVEDHRQLVAALDSLQGQLTATLLTENEDLTDAEPLAQRLTQKAGRVLFNGYPTGVEVCDAMVHGGPYPATSDARGTSVGTLAIERFLRPVCLQNYPAALLPPQLQDSNPLGLLRLVNGIYTRDPLRSPAND
- a CDS encoding dihydrodipicolinate synthase family protein, producing the protein MSHKAISWSGVFPAVSTQFRSDFSLDLDATHTVIKNLVKDGVSGLVVCGTVGENTSLTVQEKLSVIEVARDAAQGQVPVIAGIAEFTTAFARNMAREAQKVGVDGIMVMPALVYSAKPHETATHFRSVATATDLPIMVYNNPPIYKNDVTPDILTSLVDCENIVCFKDSSGDTRRFIDLRNEVGDRFVLFAGLDDVVLESIAVGAEGWISGMSNAFPREGETLFRLAKQKRFEEALALYSWFMPLLHLDARPDLVQCIKLCEELVGRGSAITRPPRLALQGDTLAEVTAVVNKALANRPALPDVGL
- a CDS encoding AraC family transcriptional regulator is translated as MRLTQHHQVITDTRPAFDEQEDDAFAVEQLSRWCDGLAQQRPNTLRDLLNSLALIAPLLNAIPNVVFFIKDVQARYLFANLTLAKRCGFKTVAPLLGKTSADVFPAQLGSGYTEQDLRVLRHGELIQDQLEMHLYNGRETGWCLTQKLALYDAQGKIIGMAGISHDLQEAKANHPAYQRLAAIDVYIRQHYARPIALEELTALTALSVAQIERYCKRIFHLTPRQMIHKVRLEKATELLAGDMPITDIALQCGYTDHSAFSRQFKAMTGSTPRDFRTTITL
- a CDS encoding 4-hydroxyproline epimerase; this encodes MALSSHFTALRAIDSHTAGEPTRLIIDGFPDLGTGSMAERKIRFAQEYDDWRSAIILEPRGNDVLVGALLCQPCSPQAAAGVIFFNNAGYLGMCGHGTIGLVASLAYLGRIGVGDHLIETPVGTVNARLHEDGSVTVENVPAYRYRRQVRVEVSGYGPVVGDIAWGGNWFFLISEHQLAIDTQNLDALTAFCWAVRVALESAGIYGEDGGVIDHIELFAADPQADSRNFVLCPGKAYDRSPCGTGTSAKLACLAADGKLQPGEIWRQASVIGSQFSGYYQRNGDRVTPFIRGQAYVCADSQLLLDERDPFVWGIR
- a CDS encoding NAD(P)/FAD-dependent oxidoreductase, whose amino-acid sequence is MAADRPAEAIVVGAGIIGAACAWRLAQQGLQVLLVDNQRAGATAAGMGHLVCMDDNPAELALSAYSLQLWRSLVARMPENCAWRGCGTLWLAERDDEMAIAEAKLQRMAEYGVTGEMQSAAQVAGLEPMLRPGLAGGLRVPGDGIVYAPNVARWLVSDAGSAIRIITGEACALEDRAVVLASGECLTAPVVVLACGLQANGLLEQPLLRAKKGQLAITDRYPQRIHHQLVELGYGASAHASDGTSVAFNVQARPTGQLLIGSSRQFDAPDSDIDLPLLAAMLARANAFLPTLAQMNVIRCWTGQRAASADGLPLLGPHPQHRWLWLALGHEGLGVTTALGSAELIAAQILHHRPAIDDTPYLAARMFSTEALAV
- a CDS encoding (2Fe-2S)-binding protein yields the protein MSQKQNQLRVTLNGESLWVPEGVSVAAALSLRGEDSCRVSVSGQARTPFCGMGVCQECRVTVNGLRRLACQTLCQPGMQIERTENE
- a CDS encoding NAD(P)/FAD-dependent oxidoreductase, coding for MSDLVCDVLVIGAGPAGLAAARAAAESGQSVLVLDDNLRPGGQIWRDGPNVVLPALAHWYRQGVEAPSNLTLLNGMKIIAQCGPQKMLYEDATGSGVVDYQTLILCCGARELLLPFPGWTLPGVTGAGGLQAQIKQGLPIKGERVAIAGSGPLLLAVANSVIKAGGEVVRVAEQASATRLTAFAGGLWRWPAKLRQSFTLINRHYRPGSFVLEAIGDQRLTAIRLQTGTRVATLACERLACGFGLVANVELAMLLGCRLYDDAVAVDDNQQTSQPKIYAAGECTGIGGSELALTEGTIAGYVATGNQQRAKGLMRQRDQWRRFADAVAQTFALDPALKALAQPQTLVCRCEDVSLSQLSGFPDWTTAKLSSRCGMGACQGKICATAVRHLLGWPLPAPRIPLTPVRVETLARLNGIETDQ
- a CDS encoding GlpM family protein; amino-acid sequence: MGIVVKALIGALVVVLIGLLAKSRSYYIAGLVPLFPTFALIAHYIVGSERSIEALRTTLIFGMWAVLPYLVYLISLYFFINSMRLSWALAAAVLCWIAAAWLLITLWGWWQGR
- a CDS encoding DUF2594 family protein, translating into MSNVDFTTSANPETLATEVACLKATLTLILKSIGQADAGKVIINMERFIAQIEDPTQAEIFKNSIQQIKHAYRQ